A window of the Miscanthus floridulus cultivar M001 chromosome 14, ASM1932011v1, whole genome shotgun sequence genome harbors these coding sequences:
- the LOC136503112 gene encoding uncharacterized protein: protein MHEEIPEVEETLRVERAAKRLVTEVQDLMKTARYRKRCFDQIEGTMTTNKELTAEVERLRRHLEAADQERTNQETQNQNLVGQLENKEQEKISLEAEVTCLQGENSRALAECGRLKEDNEKLARRQSELQDHTNKMKDDLKILKVNAKRHLEAVIKERDDWKGHCSYKGGAVRCLAGGDGRERP from the exons atgcacgaggaaatcccagaggtcgaagagactttaagagtcgaacgggcggccaagcgtctggtgactgaagtccag gacttgatgaaaactgcaagataccgaaaaaggtgcttcgaccagatagaaggaaccatgacgaccaataaggagctgacggctgaagtggaacgcctacggcgccaccttgaagccgccgaccaggagaggacaaaccaagaaacacagaaccaaaacctggtcggccagctcgaaaacaaagagcaggagaaaataa gtttagaagctgaagtgacctgcctccagggggagaacagccgcgcgcttgcagaatgtggtcgcctgaaggaggataacgagaaactggcacgccgccagtcggaactccaagaccacactaacaaaatgaaggacgacctgaaaa ttttgaaagtcaatgccaagaggcaccttgaggccgtgatcaaggagcgcgacgactggaaa GGGCATTGTAGCTAcaaaggaggagcagttagatgcttagcaggaggggatggtagAGAGCGACcatag